A window of the Bdellovibrio sp. ZAP7 genome harbors these coding sequences:
- a CDS encoding DUF2914 domain-containing protein yields MTALKQRLLNYYEKNETKVDIAFFPGGFIFDVLTLSDIDDPLSIVQQVVYLGVIGVILFYDFLNTHNLVTISPRVSKYWEYRNLAVHFLLGSLLSVYSLFFLKSASIFSSIVFVVLMMGIMVANELKSVQKAAVDLKVALYVICLFAFFSMTIPVLLGFVGVTTFLLSIALTAAVIYSAFVLLTKKIQNKKLLLRTLAVPGFGVLGMFLILYFIGWIPPVPLSVQNMGIYHNIEKSEGNYLLSHENPSWRFWKTGDQEFLAEPGDKIYFFAQIYSPARFSDSVIVHWYYKDPRQGWISTDKVPMKISGGRKNGFRGFAVKQNYAAGEGRVSVETTDGREIGRIYFNVMKNEMSSENRTFTTEIM; encoded by the coding sequence ATGACAGCACTGAAACAACGCCTTCTAAATTACTATGAAAAAAATGAAACCAAAGTGGACATCGCCTTTTTCCCGGGCGGATTTATCTTTGACGTTCTGACTCTTTCAGACATCGATGATCCGTTAAGCATAGTGCAACAGGTGGTCTATCTTGGAGTCATTGGCGTGATTCTTTTCTATGACTTCTTAAACACTCACAACTTAGTCACAATTTCTCCCCGTGTTTCAAAATACTGGGAGTATCGAAATCTGGCCGTGCACTTCCTATTAGGAAGCTTGCTGAGTGTATATTCGTTATTCTTCCTGAAGAGTGCCTCGATCTTTTCATCGATCGTCTTTGTCGTTTTAATGATGGGTATCATGGTGGCAAACGAACTTAAAAGTGTTCAGAAGGCCGCTGTCGATTTGAAAGTCGCCTTGTACGTGATATGCCTGTTTGCATTCTTTTCAATGACCATTCCGGTGCTATTGGGATTTGTGGGAGTAACAACGTTCCTGTTGTCCATTGCACTAACAGCGGCAGTTATTTATAGTGCGTTTGTATTACTGACAAAAAAAATTCAAAACAAAAAACTGCTGCTAAGAACTTTAGCCGTTCCTGGCTTTGGCGTTTTGGGAATGTTTCTGATTTTGTATTTCATCGGCTGGATTCCACCGGTGCCACTGTCAGTTCAGAACATGGGTATCTATCACAACATTGAAAAATCAGAGGGAAATTATCTCTTGTCCCACGAAAACCCCTCCTGGAGATTCTGGAAAACTGGAGATCAGGAATTTTTAGCAGAGCCTGGAGATAAAATTTATTTCTTTGCGCAGATCTACTCCCCGGCACGATTCAGTGATTCCGTTATTGTGCATTGGTATTACAAAGATCCGCGCCAGGGTTGGATCAGCACCGACAAAGTTCCAATGAAAATTTCTGGCGGCAGAAAAAATGGCTTCAGAGGATTCGCGGTCAAACAGAACTATGCTGCCGGCGAAGGACGGGTCAGTGTGGAAACCACGGACGGTCGTGAAATCGGTCGTATTTATTTCAATGTGATGAAGAATGAAATGAGCTCAGAGAACCGCACCTTCACGACCGAGATCATGTAG
- a CDS encoding DUF3565 domain-containing protein has product MDQGIVGYLTDSENHWVAKLECGHVQHVRHDPPWMVREWVLTAEGREGHLGVELDCKVCDELAERFKQRLLPKLRATLNDSYESAGISGLCDEGRFEVAVSSLENVAIGEIIHESSKSLA; this is encoded by the coding sequence ATGGATCAAGGAATCGTCGGCTATCTTACGGATTCGGAAAACCACTGGGTGGCAAAACTAGAGTGTGGTCATGTTCAACATGTCAGACATGATCCGCCGTGGATGGTGCGAGAATGGGTTCTGACTGCTGAAGGGCGTGAGGGGCATCTTGGGGTTGAACTTGATTGCAAGGTTTGTGATGAACTGGCAGAGCGCTTCAAACAGCGACTTCTGCCCAAGTTACGTGCGACTTTGAATGATTCATACGAGTCGGCGGGAATCAGCGGCCTTTGTGACGAAGGCCGCTTTGAAGTGGCAGTATCTTCACTTGAGAACGTGGCGATCGGTGAGATCATCCACGAATCTTCAAAAAGTCTGGCGTAG
- a CDS encoding inositol monophosphatase family protein, which translates to MESSVKSTDWKQVLGTAIKAVSLGREVLLNYFGNLEHIEQKFQAGLVSEADKESERVISDYLKKNFPDIEFLGEESYAAGAKVQWETAGARGRWILDPLDGTTNYIHRFPIFCISLGLEINGQIQLAVIDVPMLNETYTAIRGEGAFVNGRKLSITKNEKLEDALLATGFVAEHEHVISEQLKIFTDVVRKARGVRRPGAAAYDLAQVARGVFDGYWERNIQPWDAAAGILLVEEAGGIVETYRGEKYNPYKNSIIAGPAAIVKQLQSVLAPHVSPETH; encoded by the coding sequence GTGGAAAGCAGCGTAAAATCAACAGATTGGAAGCAGGTCTTAGGTACGGCCATCAAGGCTGTGAGCCTTGGCAGAGAAGTCCTTCTCAATTATTTCGGTAACTTAGAGCATATCGAACAAAAATTCCAGGCTGGACTTGTGTCTGAGGCCGACAAAGAATCAGAACGAGTCATCTCGGATTACCTTAAGAAAAATTTTCCTGACATAGAGTTTCTTGGAGAGGAATCTTATGCCGCTGGGGCGAAAGTCCAGTGGGAAACCGCAGGGGCGCGCGGGCGTTGGATTCTGGATCCATTGGATGGAACAACGAATTACATTCATCGCTTTCCAATTTTTTGTATCAGCTTGGGTTTGGAAATCAACGGACAGATTCAGCTAGCAGTAATTGATGTGCCGATGCTCAATGAGACCTATACAGCGATTCGCGGTGAAGGCGCTTTTGTGAATGGTCGCAAGCTTTCCATTACTAAAAATGAAAAACTTGAAGACGCTTTGTTGGCAACGGGTTTCGTTGCAGAACACGAGCACGTCATTTCTGAGCAATTAAAAATATTCACCGATGTTGTTCGTAAAGCGCGCGGTGTGCGTCGCCCAGGTGCTGCCGCGTATGATTTAGCGCAAGTTGCACGTGGAGTCTTTGATGGATATTGGGAGCGCAATATTCAACCCTGGGATGCGGCTGCCGGAATTCTGTTAGTGGAAGAAGCGGGTGGGATTGTTGAAACTTACCGCGGAGAAAAATATAATCCGTATAAGAATTCAATCATCGCCGGACCCGCTGCGATCGTAAAACAACTGCAAAGCGTCTTGGCTCCGCATGTCAGCCCTGAAACCCATTAA
- a CDS encoding SPOR domain-containing protein yields the protein MAAKSDTVVKLVIVLFISLLSFSVGLFAGKNFSDNQHTISQLEPTKTATREVASEHGATATESKSGAMTDEEIAKLAEEFVADEKPVAAGHGEAAAGHGEATPAAGHGEAAPAHGAPAKAETAKHVEAPAAHGAPVAAAGHGEKAEPSSVAKDLAAGKGPQTRTAPAAKPTTAESRIPSSLPQNVAQYTVGKFTVQVASYADEAEAQKFASDLKTKGYSAFYVPANIKGKTWFRVSVGQFATSKEAASYRTELISKAKVSSAIVQKITE from the coding sequence ATGGCAGCGAAATCAGATACGGTTGTAAAACTAGTGATAGTTTTGTTCATCTCTCTTCTTTCTTTTTCGGTGGGCTTGTTCGCCGGTAAGAACTTTAGTGACAACCAACACACGATTTCACAACTTGAGCCGACTAAAACTGCAACTCGTGAAGTAGCTTCTGAGCACGGCGCAACTGCAACTGAGTCTAAATCGGGCGCGATGACTGATGAAGAGATCGCGAAACTTGCTGAAGAGTTCGTAGCTGACGAAAAACCAGTGGCTGCAGGTCACGGTGAAGCAGCAGCCGGTCACGGCGAAGCGACTCCTGCTGCGGGCCATGGCGAAGCCGCTCCAGCACACGGTGCTCCAGCTAAAGCTGAAACTGCAAAACACGTTGAAGCTCCAGCAGCTCACGGTGCTCCAGTAGCAGCGGCAGGTCACGGTGAAAAAGCAGAACCTTCTTCTGTAGCAAAAGATTTAGCAGCGGGCAAAGGTCCACAAACTCGTACCGCTCCTGCTGCTAAACCAACAACTGCTGAATCACGCATTCCTTCTTCATTGCCACAAAATGTAGCGCAATACACTGTTGGTAAATTCACAGTGCAAGTTGCTTCTTACGCTGATGAAGCTGAAGCACAAAAATTTGCTTCTGATTTGAAAACTAAAGGTTACAGCGCTTTCTACGTACCAGCGAATATCAAAGGTAAAACTTGGTTCCGTGTTAGCGTAGGTCAATTCGCAACTTCCAAAGAAGCTGCTTCTTACAGAACTGAACTGATTAGCAAAGCAAAAGTTTCTTCTGCGATCGTTCAAAAAATTACTGAGTAA
- a CDS encoding SAM-dependent methyltransferase: MKKPLEEMRDGQSIELLKELHILTRDGKINQDSRRKLKQVYHLYNFIEPLLKDLQASGDDVTLVDHGAGKSYLGFIIYDLFFKNLASKGHVYGIETRDELVKKSVELQGKLDFPNMSFLPLLVAEATESKLLPEKIGLVTALHACDTATDDAIDFALKKQAKHIVLVPCCQAEMAKVLRQNKAKQLASPLTEIWRHPIHTREFGSHLTNVLRSLRLEAHGYQVTVTELVGFEHSMKNELIIATKKEGPRQRAADRLNWILDELNLKEMTERFSTGTPAK; the protein is encoded by the coding sequence ATGAAAAAGCCCCTAGAAGAAATGCGCGACGGTCAGTCGATTGAGTTACTTAAAGAACTTCACATTCTGACCCGCGATGGAAAAATCAATCAAGACAGTCGCCGAAAATTAAAGCAGGTTTATCACCTGTATAATTTCATCGAGCCATTGTTGAAAGACCTTCAAGCATCGGGCGATGATGTTACATTGGTTGATCATGGTGCTGGCAAGTCGTACCTTGGTTTTATTATCTATGATTTATTCTTTAAAAACCTGGCCAGCAAAGGTCATGTGTACGGCATTGAAACGCGTGATGAGCTTGTTAAAAAATCCGTCGAACTCCAAGGAAAGTTAGATTTTCCCAACATGTCCTTCCTGCCTTTGTTGGTGGCGGAGGCAACTGAATCGAAACTTTTGCCTGAAAAAATCGGTCTGGTCACCGCCCTGCACGCTTGCGATACGGCGACCGATGACGCCATTGATTTTGCTTTGAAAAAACAAGCAAAGCACATCGTATTAGTTCCCTGCTGTCAGGCCGAAATGGCCAAAGTCCTTCGCCAAAATAAAGCTAAACAACTTGCAAGTCCTCTTACTGAAATTTGGCGTCATCCCATTCATACCCGGGAATTCGGGAGTCATCTAACGAATGTTTTGCGCAGTCTTCGATTGGAAGCCCATGGTTATCAAGTCACCGTGACGGAGCTTGTCGGGTTCGAACACTCCATGAAAAATGAATTGATCATTGCCACCAAAAAGGAAGGCCCTCGCCAGCGTGCAGCAGATCGTTTAAATTGGATTCTGGATGAGCTTAATTTAAAAGAGATGACAGAGCGCTTTTCAACAGGCACTCCCGCTAAGTAA